The proteins below come from a single Corylus avellana chromosome ca3, CavTom2PMs-1.0 genomic window:
- the LOC132173829 gene encoding uncharacterized protein LOC132173829, protein MDARCGNLGFSSNCSSNAFKILVNSGHVAGAGAVAECGTDTDLRLDSPGSSIPYMSNSKGIKRKWGLMDGSMGQLVGSSLSLGLGCSSSSSDSKGSSATACTTMSSAKETDEESSMDIELDFSLHLSGEKVPSPKKPASSNLKALEVPLKVDLELSLSTGLAESDITSVHPDSTLFHLGMEMPPIVGGAQNSDEGSTSGRWKPGSILPLVQTPMNPAASFLFNPVPKKIDLTPIVPDFSSSILTTPNSSVTCTSGITQQQQAQHRSGSSKTCQVEGCGKGARGASGRCISHGGGRRCQRAGCHKGAEGRTVYCKAHGGGRRCEHLGCTKSAEGRTDFCIAHGGGRRCSHDGCTRAARGKSGLCIRHGGGKRCQKENCTKSAEGLSGLCISHGGGRRCQAMGCTKGAQGSTMFCKAHGGGKRCTAPGCTKGAEGSTPYCKGHGGGKRCAFQGGGVCTKSVHGGTNFCVAHGGGKRCAVPECTKSARGRTDYCVRHGGGKRCKFDGCGKSAQGSTDFCKAHGGGKKCSWGHPGSEYGSQPGGPCNSFARGKTGLCAHHSGLVQDKRVHGGATLGPMVQDPNLIQPEKEVITEDMNVDVLKIGSSTGTLAGRTYSDLKLSVREGNIPSVPVYIPEGRVHGGSLMALLTAGSDLGSSKGKGVVVTSSEPMKSYMTPRGWM, encoded by the coding sequence ATGGATGCCAGGTGCGGGAACTTGGGGTTTAGCTCAAATTGTTCTTCAAATGCATTCAAGATTTTGGTAAATTCGGGGCATGTTGCGGGAGCTGGAGCTGTAGCTGAGTGTGGCACAGATACTGATTTACGGCTTGATTCTCCTGGTTCTTCTATCCCTTACATGTCCAACTCAAAGGGAATCAAAAGGAAGTGGGGATTGATGGATGGGTCCATGGGCCAACTAGTTGGCTCTTCACTGTCTCTTGGGCTTggctgttcatcaagctcctcAGATAGCAAGGGGAGTTCAGCAACTGCTTGCACTACAATGTCTTCAGCCAAAGAAACGGACGAGGAGTCCTCAATGGATATTGAATTGGACTTCTCGCTCCATCTCAGTGGTGAGAAGGTACCCAGCCCCAAAAAACCTGCTAGTTCAAATTTGAAAGCACTGGAAGTGCCACTCAAGGTTGATTTGGAGTTAAGTCTCTCTACTGGGCTCGCTGAATCCGACATCACtagtgtccatccagattcaactCTGTTTCATTTGGGAATGGAGATGCCACCAATTGTTGGTGGGGCCCAAAATTCGGATGAAGGATCAACATCAGGTCGATGGAAACCAGGGAGTATTTTGCCGTTGGTGCAGACTCCAATGAACCCAGCAGCTAGCTTCCTTTTCAACCCagttcccaaaaaaattgatctaACTCCTATTGTTCCAGACTTCTCATCAAGTATATTAACAACACCAAACAGCTCAGTCACCTGTACTTCCGGGATAACACAGCAGCAACAGGCACAACATCGTAGTGGTAGTTCTAAGACATGTCAAGTTGAGGGATGTGGAAAGGGAGCCAGAGGTGCTTCTGGCCGTTGTATTTCTCATGGAGGTGGTCGTAGGTGCCAGAGGGCTGGTTGCCACAAGGGAGCAGAGGGTCGGACTGTGTACTGCAAGGCTCATGGGGGCGGTCGGCGATGCGAACACCTTGGGTGCACAAAGAGTGCAGAAGGGCGAACAGATTTCTGTATTGCCCATGGCGGTGGTCGGAGGTGCAGTCATGATGGTTGCACTCGAGCTGCCAGAGGAAAATCGGGATTGTGTATCCGGCATGGTGGTGGCAAGAgatgtcaaaaagaaaattgcacAAAGAGTGCAGAAGGCCTCTCAGGTCTTTGCATCTCACATGGAGGTGGCCGCCGATGCCAAGCTATGGGATGCACCAAAGGGGCACAAGGGAGCACAATGTTTTGCAAGGCTCATGGTGGGGGAAAACGGTGTACGGCTCCAGGGTGCACCAAAGGAGCTGAGGGGAGCACGCCTTACTGCAAGGGCCACGGTGGAGGGAAAAGATGTGCATTCCAAGGTGGTGGGGTTTGTACGAAGAGTGTGCATGGAGGTACCAACTTCTGTGTGGCACATGGGGGTGGTAAGAGGTGTGCTGTGCCTGAGTGCACAAAGAGTGCGAGGGGAAGGACAGATTATTGTGTCCGTCATGGTGGGGGGAAGAGATGCAAGTTTGATGGGTGTGGAAAGAGTGCACAAGGAAGCACTGATTTTTGCAAGGCACATGGTGGAGGAAAGAAGTGTTCTTGGGGCCATCCTGGATCAGAATATGGCAGCCAACCTGGTGGCCCTTGCAATTCCTTTGCCAGGGGCAAGACAGGTCTCTGTGCTCATCATAGTGGCCTGGTTCAGGATAAGAGGGTTCATGGAGGTGCTACCCTGGGACCTATGGTTCAGGACCCTAATCTCATCCAGCCAGAGAAGGAGGTCATCACTGAGGACATGAATGTTGATGTCCTAAAGATAGGGAGCAGCACGGGAACTTTGGCCGGCCGAACGTACTCTGATTTGAAACTCTCGGTTAGGGAAGGAAACATCCCATCAGTGCCAGTATATATTCCAGAAGGTAGGGTGCATGGGGGAAGTCTGATGGCGTTGCTGACAGCCGGTTCTGATCTTGGCTCAAGCAAGGGTAAAGGTGTAGTTGTTACTTCATCAGAGCCAATGAAATCTTACATGACGCCTCGTGGCTGGATGTAA